A single window of Nicotiana sylvestris chromosome 5, ASM39365v2, whole genome shotgun sequence DNA harbors:
- the LOC138869249 gene encoding uncharacterized protein, whose protein sequence is MSEFDIEYKPKNMIKSQVSADFVADFSPALLPLATKEAMMMSESISEVWTLFTDRASNVKGSGLGIVLTTPLGKTLRQAIRTVSLTNNEAEYGALIAGLELAQGLDSKVIEIKYDSQLVVNQVYRIFEDKKERMQQYMVKVQALLAQFRKWSITHISREENVEAESLAKLGLSTKMKGSESGTIV, encoded by the coding sequence atgagtgaatttgacatagaaTATAAACCTAAGAATATGATTAAGTCACAAGTTTCGGCCGATTTTGTGGCCGATTTTAGTCCGGCATTGCTACCTTTGGCTACTAAAGAAGCAATGATGATGTCAGAATCGATATCAGAAGTTTGGACACTATTTACGGACAGAGCCTCCAATGTAAAAGGGTCCGGGCTTGGCATAGTATTAACCACACCTTTGGGAAAAACCCTAAGGCAGGCCATAAGAACGGTTTCATTGACTAATAATGAAGCGGAGTATGGTGCTTTGATTGCAGGGCTTGAATTGGCCCAAGGACTGGATTCCAAAGTCATAGAAATCAAATACGACTCTCAGTTGGTGGTAAATCAGGTCTACAGGATCTTCGAAGACAAAAAGGAGCGCATGCAACAATACATGGTGAAGGTCCAAGCTTTGCTCGCTCAGTTCCGAAAGTGGTCAATTACGCATATCTCGAGGGAAGAAAATGTAGAAGCGGAATCGCTGGCTAAACTTGGCTTATCAACGAAAATGAAGGGATCAGAATCTGGTACGATCGTATAG